The sequence below is a genomic window from Rickettsia prowazekii str. Breinl.
AACTCTTGCGCTACGTAATCTCATGACATAATTCTGAAGTCGTCGTGCTGCTTTCTTTATTCGTTCACAAATTTTACTTCTTTAAAATATCATTCTCAACACTAATTTAACTATATAAGTTAAAAGTAATGTAGATAATAACCCACTCAGCCATAGAATAATAAACCATTGCCACACTTTTAGACAAGTAGTTATTTTTTTAAATTTTTTAGAAATTTTCACAGAACCTAATACAGAGGTTGAGAAGATGATTTACCACGGAATATATAATAACAATAGAATGTATATCCAAGTATTACAGGTAGAAAGATTAGAGCCCCTACCAATAGTAAAGACTGCGATTCAGGTACTGCTGCTGCATTTTCAAGCGTAACTTTATATGGAACGATATATGGCCATATACTTATTGCAAGCCCTAAATATCCTAATAAAAATAATAAGATTGTATAAATAAACGGTTTCACTTCTTTTTTCTGTTTAATAGCCTTTATTAACTTGATAAATATTAAAACAGTTATAATAGGTATAATCGATAAATAGTAAATATTAGGCATACTAAACCAACGATGATTTATATAATTATTTAAGAAAGGCGCAGATAAACTAACAAGCCCCATAAAAAGGGCAACATAAAATAAAATGTATAAAGCAGATTTATAAGCCCAATCTTGTGTTTTGTTTTCTGTTTTTAGAATAAGCCAAGTAGCACCCAAGAGTGCATAACCGAATATTAATGCTATCCCTGTCATAACAGAAAATGGCGTAAGAAAATCAAAACTTCCACCTGCAAATTGCCGCCCGTCTATCACTATTCCTTGAACAAATGTACCGAGCATTAAACCTTGACAAAAAACAGCAAGCATAGAACCGAAATGAAAAGAATAATCCCAAATACAACGATGACCTATATGAGCTTTAAAACGAAACTCAAAAGCTACACCACGAAATATTAAACCAAGTAACATTAATATAATAGGGATATATAAGGCAGACATTAATATTGAATAGGCTAAAGGGAAAGCGGCAAATAAACCGCCACCTCCAAGTACTAACCAAGTTTCGTTGCCATCCCAAAAAGGTGCTATAGAATTCATCATTTTATGACGACAATCATCTGTAGGCGCAAAAGGAAATAAGATTCCTACTCCCAGATCAAAACCATCTAGTAAAACATATAAACAAAT
It includes:
- the cydB gene encoding cytochrome d ubiquinol oxidase subunit II; its protein translation is MLNFGSYIDLPLVCGGLIATAICLYVLLDGFDLGVGILFPFAPTDDCRHKMMNSIAPFWDGNETWLVLGGGGLFAAFPLAYSILMSALYIPIILMLLGLIFRGVAFEFRFKAHIGHRCIWDYSFHFGSMLAVFCQGLMLGTFVQGIVIDGRQFAGGSFDFLTPFSVMTGIALIFGYALLGATWLILKTENKTQDWAYKSALYILFYVALFMGLVSLSAPFLNNYINHRWFSMPNIYYLSIIPIITVLIFIKLIKAIKQKKEVKPFIYTILLFLLGYLGLAISIWPYIVPYKVTLENAAAVPESQSLLLVGALIFLPVILGYTFYCYYIFRGKSSSQPLY